The Halostagnicola larsenii XH-48 region GTCGTCGACGCTCGAGACTGTATCCTCGGTCGCGTGGCCAGCCAGGTCGCACAGCGCGCACTGGACGGCGAAACGGTCGCCGTGGTCAACGCCGAAGATGCGGTCATCACCGGCGACAGAGACGACGTTATCGGGACCTACCGGACGCGAACGCAGCTCAGTTCAGATCAGGGGCCGGCGTACCCGCGACGTCCGGACATGATCTTCAAGCGATCCATCCGTGGGATGTTGCCACACAAGAAACCGCGCGGCCGCGAGGCGTTCGAAGGCGTCCGCGTCTACGTCGGCAACCCCTACGAGAACGACGACGACCGCGAGGCAGAGATCCTCGAGGACACGTCGCTCGATCGCCTCTCGAACATCCGCTTCGTTCACCTTCACGAAGTCGCAGAACAGTTAGGTGCTAACGTCACATGGTAACGAACACAAGT contains the following coding sequences:
- a CDS encoding 50S ribosomal protein L13 — encoded protein: MSYAEFDADVVVDARDCILGRVASQVAQRALDGETVAVVNAEDAVITGDRDDVIGTYRTRTQLSSDQGPAYPRRPDMIFKRSIRGMLPHKKPRGREAFEGVRVYVGNPYENDDDREAEILEDTSLDRLSNIRFVHLHEVAEQLGANVTW